The following is a genomic window from Ethanoligenens harbinense YUAN-3.
AACCTCCACGATGATGGCTTTGTCACAGGCCGCCTTTCTAAGCACCGCATAGTTTTTCAGAAGTCCTTCGATTCCACCCATAAATCGAAGATGCTGTTCGAATACCAAAATCGTTTCCGAAAGACCCAGCCGATGCGGCATTCCGCCTCCGGCAACGACCGCTTTGATACTCAGTTCCTTCGTTCCGGGAAAAAGCTTTCTGGTGGATAAAAGCTCAATATCCGGATTGACCGCCCGCGCTTTTTCCAGAAGATTTCGGGTACGCGTCGCAATTCCGGAGGAGTACTCCAAAATGTTCATCGTCAGCCGCCATGCCATATGCAGATCCGCCACACGGCCCTTCCCTATCAGGAACGTTTCGGACGGCTGCAACAAAGACCCCGACGAACTGGCTTTCACCGGTTCAATACCCAGTTTCTTAAAAATGCGAACAACTTCTTCCGTGCCGCAAAGAACGGCATGCTCCCGCGACGTGTATTTTATTACACCGGTCATCTCGCCGATACCCAGCAGCTTTGTAGTCAAATCCAAATACGGAACGTCTTCTTTGATGATCTTATCAATGGTTTCATCCGCGATATACATATTCGGTCACTCCTCCTGTCGGGGCACAAATTCAATCGCACGCATTGTGATTGCGTTGCCTGCGGCATTTATGGCATCCGCACGGTTTCGACAAGTCTCCCTCACACAATTGATAGTCACCACCCTCTATTCGGATCGTTTTTCCATTGACAATAAAATCCGCCAATTTCTTTCTTGCCTCATCGTAAATTCTCTGCACGGTCGAACGGGCAACCCCCATACGTTCGGCGCTCTCATCCTGGCTTAAACCCTCCAGGTCGATCCAACGAATGATTTCATATTCATCGACCGTTAAGGTGACCGTTTCTCCCACAAGCGGTGCCCCGACCGGTTCAAACGATTTCACCGGCGGCATACCGCAGATTCGTCTGCATTTTTTAGGTCTTGGCATTTTCCACCTCCAGGAAGTCACGAGAACACACCGATACAACCGGGAAAGAATTCCCATATCTATTGAAGCGGGCCGAATCATCCTCAACCACCCACCGCCACCTTATGGGCATATGCTCTTTATGATACTATTATAATTTGTTTTGGGTATATGTCAACAACCATTTGCCTTTTGCACCATGTTG
Proteins encoded in this region:
- a CDS encoding DUF134 domain-containing protein, which encodes MPRPKKCRRICGMPPVKSFEPVGAPLVGETVTLTVDEYEIIRWIDLEGLSQDESAERMGVARSTVQRIYDEARKKLADFIVNGKTIRIEGGDYQLCEGDLSKPCGCHKCRRQRNHNACD
- the modD gene encoding ModD protein is translated as MYIADETIDKIIKEDVPYLDLTTKLLGIGEMTGVIKYTSREHAVLCGTEEVVRIFKKLGIEPVKASSSGSLLQPSETFLIGKGRVADLHMAWRLTMNILEYSSGIATRTRNLLEKARAVNPDIELLSTRKLFPGTKELSIKAVVAGGGMPHRLGLSETILVFEQHLRFMGGIEGLLKNYAVLRKAACDKAIIVEVTTLEDAKKLCRVGVDGIQLDKIPPEELQTMVAEIRKMSDRVKLIATGGITDRNAEIYARTGVDALSTSSLYFGKPTDIGVVIEK